The Alteribacter populi genomic sequence TTCTTTACTCATGTGGACTAAGCCTCCTTTGCCGACGTATTAGAAAGGGCATCCCGTACCCACTGTGTGTTTTCGTATGAGTTACGTCGCAAATCTAATCGCTGTTCTGACATTGGACCGTGTCCTGTCACAATTTTTTTAAACTCATTCCAATCCGGCTGTTGGTACACCCATTCTTCTTTTTCCTCATCATAATGAAGGGTTTCATCCGGAACTTTTAAGCCGATCGATTGGATTCTGGGAATGTATTTGTTGAAAAATTCCTGGCGTAAGTCTTCGTTTGTTTTCGTACGGATTTTATATTTAATGTTTTTATTTACGTTTGATGACCCTACATTCTCTTTTGACTTTGGACCGAAGAACATTAACAGTGCTGGCCACCATTCGTCGAGTGACTTTTGAATGAGCACCCGTTGTTCTTTTGTACCTTCTGTTAATGCTAAAATAATGCTCTCCCCGTGTTGAGCGTGGAAAACCTCTTCTGCACAAATGCGTTGAAGTGCTCGTGCATACGGACCGTAGGAGCTATTTAATGACATGCTTTGCGTAATGATTGCCGCTCCGTCCACGAGCCAGGCAATAATACCGGCGTCTCCCCACGTTGGAGCTTTCATATGAAAAACATTGTGAAATTTTAACCGACCAGTAAATAAGTCTTTCAAAATATCTTCTCTCGTTTTCCCAAGCGGCTTCATTAAATCTTCTGCCACCCTTAAAAGTAACTGCCCGTGGCCCATTTCATCTTGTACTTTTGCCATAATCGCTAGCTTACGATGAAGGGTTGGCGCTTTAGGAACCCATTCCTTTTCTGGAAGCGCTCCCATAATTTCACTCACTGCATGCATAGAGATTAGCCTTATCAATGCTTCTCGGTAATCATCTGGCATCCAATCGTCAGCTTCAATTCTGTCACCAGCTTCGATTCTCTCCATGAAACGCTGGTACTTTTCCTCATAGGAGAGGTCTTGCGTTAATTCCAGTACCATAACCTGACCTCCTAATATAACGTTTTCTTAACGTTAGTATATTTTATTGCAATACAAAAAGCAACAATTATTAGAAAATTCTTTCTACACTTATTTTATTAGAGACAGTTTTATATGGAATCAATAAAGTCTGTAACAAATATAACGGCTCTTTTTCTACTTTCACTTGAGTATGACATTTTTCTAGATGCCGTTTGGAAATTGTCATTAAAAATAACAATGATTATTTCTACAAACGAGTCTTTCATAATTCACTTGTTAAAAAAAACACAACTTTATTGTAAAATGCGTATCTCTTTACAGCTTCGTTGGCCTGCATCTGCTCGCTTTCCGCGGACGAACTGCCAAGCCTCCTCGGGAAAGGCGCCCTGCGGGGTCTCGGCTGGCCCATTTTTCCGCAGGAGTCTCACAGATTACGGCCTATTACGTAAGGGGCTAAAAAGACTCTCTTGTTCCTTCCATTTCATTTAGTTTGTTTGAAAAAAATATAAAAAAACGTGAATCCCAGAGTGAGAATTCACGTTCAAAGCTTATGATTTAAAGTAAGTCAGCGGCCATTTGTGCCAGACCTGAGCGTTCTCCTTTTTCTAGCTTTACATGGGCTGTTTCTCCTTGGGATTTCAACCGTTCAGCTACATACGTTAAGCCGTTTGTGTATTCATCTAAATACGGATGATCGATTTGTTTCGGGTCACCCATCAGGACAATTTTGCTTCCTTCCCCGACACGAGTTAAAATCGTCTTCACTTCATGCTTCGTTAAATTTTGTGCTTCATCAATAATGATAAATTGATCAGGGATACTTCTCCCGCGAATATACGTTAAGGCTTCCACTTGGAGTGAACCCATCCCATCTAAAATTTTATCCAATTCCCCTGGCTTTTTAGCATTAAATAAATACTCCAGATTATCGTAAATCGGCTGCATCCAAGGTCGCAATTTTTCTTCTTTTTCTCCAGGTAAATAGCCGATATCCTTCCCCACTGGAACAACAGGCCTTGCCACAAGGAGCTTCTTATATTTTTGCAAGTCTTCAGTCTGATAAAGACCTGCTGCCAAGGAAAGCAGCGTCTTTCCTGTGCCGGCTTTTCCAGCTAATGTGACAAGCGGGATATCGTCTCGCGTGAGGATATCCAACGCCATTCTTTGCTGAACATTTCGCGCTCGGATCCCCCATACTGGGTCATCAGCGGCAATAAACAGCTCTACACATTCATTGTCTTTGTCCACTTTCCCTAACGCTGAACGCGAAGGTGCTGCTTCATCTCGAAAAATATAAAACTGATGTGGCTGGGTAATGGTTCGGGTAAAGTCTGGTTTAACAAGCCTTCTTTTTTCAAAAAGCTCATCCATTTTTTTTGGAGGTAAAAATTTTTCTTCATACCCCTTATACATCCGGTCAAATTGAACAACGCGATCGCTTAAAAAGTCTTCGGTAAACAACCCTAAAGCATCTGCTTTTACGCGCATGAGTGCATCTTTACTAACAAGAACGACCTTTTTCACTAGCGTATTTTCTTCTTCAATTTTTATATTTAATGCTACTGCTAAAATTCGATTATCATTCGTTACTTCCAGAAAAGTTTGCTTCATTTTTTCAAAAGACCGATGGTTTAATTCAACTCTTAATGTACCTCCGCTCGGTAAATTCACTCCTTCATGCAGCTTGCCGTTTTCCCTGAATTCATCTAAGAGCCTAGCAACTTGACGAGCATTTCTTCCTATTTCATCCATATATCGTTTTTTTGAATCAACTTCTTCTAACACAACCGCCGGAATAATAACATCATGTTCATGAAATGAATAAATCGCAAGTGGATCTTGAAGCAGGACGTTTGTATCGAGGACGTAAACGTTTTTCAACTTCTCGCCTCCTGGTTCCAAATAAAATGGATGTTTGGCTACCTTTTGCTTTTAACTACCTTTTATAGAAGCGGTTCCTTTCTTTCTCTGCTTCTTTTACTACTAATGTATGTGTTAGAGAATAAAGATAGACGCTAAAACAAACAATACGAAAAACACCTTTTGAAATGAGGGATCTTCATTGAAAAAATCAATAGCCGCCTTTCTTTTACTTACACTTGTCATAACGGGCTGTCAGCCAGATGGTAATGGGAACACAGACACAGATGACACCCTTGAAGGTCAAACTCGAGGCGAACCGACTGAACATCAATACAACCAGTGGGAAGGGCATTCAGGTAATGAAGTTGCTAACCATTTAGCGAATTTGTGCACAGAGCTCCCGGATATTAGACATGCTACTGCTGTCGTTTTGGGACCTTATGCCGTTGTTGGATTAGACGTTGAACCTGAGATTGATCAATCAGACGTGGGAACGGTTAAACATTCTGCGACTGAAGCCTTAGCTGAGGACCCATATGGTGCTCAAGCTGTAGTCACTGCAGACCCAGACATTACAGCACGTCTTCAAGAGATGCAAAGAGAAATTGCCGATGGACAACCTGTTTCAGGGATTATGGAAGAGCTGGCAGCGATTGTAGGTAGATTAATGCCTATTGCACCAGGACCTGAACACCGAAAAGAATCAGGTGGAGATCCATCAGATGTAAACGATCAGCGTATGGATCAAGAGGAAGAAAACGAAATCGATGACATTCAAAACAAGCAAAGTAAAGGTCGAATGAACAAAGGGAATGATTAATTCATTCTCGCGTTGGCGCCAAGCCTTAGTTACACTTATACTTTACTCCTTTGGAGAAGTTGAAATTTCTTAAAGTACAAAAAAACATGCCATTCCTGTTTCCAAGGAGGTGGCATGTTTTTTATTATCTTGATTGTAAATTTTTCATGGCAGCTAACACTTGACGGTCCAGCCTTTCCGCGGCTTCCTTATCATATGTTTTTTCATATTTCGGTTCCTGAGAAATTCTTGCCCCGTAAAACATGACATCACGAACTTCAGAAACAGTAACTTCGATAAGTGCTAACTTTAAGGGTACGTCTTCGATTTTTTCAGCTGCTACATTGGCAGTTCCAG encodes the following:
- the paaA gene encoding 1,2-phenylacetyl-CoA epoxidase subunit PaaA — translated: MVLELTQDLSYEEKYQRFMERIEAGDRIEADDWMPDDYREALIRLISMHAVSEIMGALPEKEWVPKAPTLHRKLAIMAKVQDEMGHGQLLLRVAEDLMKPLGKTREDILKDLFTGRLKFHNVFHMKAPTWGDAGIIAWLVDGAAIITQSMSLNSSYGPYARALQRICAEEVFHAQHGESIILALTEGTKEQRVLIQKSLDEWWPALLMFFGPKSKENVGSSNVNKNIKYKIRTKTNEDLRQEFFNKYIPRIQSIGLKVPDETLHYDEEKEEWVYQQPDWNEFKKIVTGHGPMSEQRLDLRRNSYENTQWVRDALSNTSAKEA
- a CDS encoding PhoH family protein, encoding MKNVYVLDTNVLLQDPLAIYSFHEHDVIIPAVVLEEVDSKKRYMDEIGRNARQVARLLDEFRENGKLHEGVNLPSGGTLRVELNHRSFEKMKQTFLEVTNDNRILAVALNIKIEEENTLVKKVVLVSKDALMRVKADALGLFTEDFLSDRVVQFDRMYKGYEEKFLPPKKMDELFEKRRLVKPDFTRTITQPHQFYIFRDEAAPSRSALGKVDKDNECVELFIAADDPVWGIRARNVQQRMALDILTRDDIPLVTLAGKAGTGKTLLSLAAGLYQTEDLQKYKKLLVARPVVPVGKDIGYLPGEKEEKLRPWMQPIYDNLEYLFNAKKPGELDKILDGMGSLQVEALTYIRGRSIPDQFIIIDEAQNLTKHEVKTILTRVGEGSKIVLMGDPKQIDHPYLDEYTNGLTYVAERLKSQGETAHVKLEKGERSGLAQMAADLL
- a CDS encoding YhcN/YlaJ family sporulation lipoprotein codes for the protein MKKSIAAFLLLTLVITGCQPDGNGNTDTDDTLEGQTRGEPTEHQYNQWEGHSGNEVANHLANLCTELPDIRHATAVVLGPYAVVGLDVEPEIDQSDVGTVKHSATEALAEDPYGAQAVVTADPDITARLQEMQREIADGQPVSGIMEELAAIVGRLMPIAPGPEHRKESGGDPSDVNDQRMDQEEENEIDDIQNKQSKGRMNKGND